A region of Campylobacter suis DNA encodes the following proteins:
- a CDS encoding helix-turn-helix domain-containing protein, protein MNELGILKDVGLKEVARKTHIEPDFLQAIIEKDFEKLSRLNVAGYIKILQREYGISLDEWLAEFDEYKKQHNIDNKKPKVSPKIPAYTATDVPTKSVSGGSLGWILWLLILALFLGVAYYFDAHKYIEKLPQMLEDKNESASYTSATVVQEVKKNMNIIEENTTTVIIPKDENTSMKISLNQNLSDENTTTSSEKNTTITPVIAPKIDENKTETTEIIEPKAVKKSENNVTSTVGSDVGVAILKTDSAVFVPKAKIWYGVIELASGKKFSRTSDEPLDVDMHSELLIVFGNGNIELRTKNETKKFDPGRAARFLVTGGEIRSVSYDEFVKLNKGKSW, encoded by the coding sequence CGAGAAAGACGCATATTGAGCCTGATTTTTTGCAGGCTATCATCGAAAAGGACTTTGAAAAGCTTTCAAGGCTAAATGTTGCTGGCTATATCAAAATTTTACAGCGCGAGTATGGCATTAGTCTTGATGAGTGGCTTGCCGAGTTTGATGAGTACAAAAAGCAGCACAATATAGACAATAAAAAACCAAAAGTAAGCCCAAAAATTCCTGCCTATACAGCCACTGATGTTCCGACAAAAAGTGTTAGTGGAGGCTCTTTGGGTTGGATATTGTGGCTTTTGATTTTAGCGCTGTTTTTGGGTGTCGCATACTATTTTGACGCACATAAATATATAGAAAAATTACCACAAATGCTAGAGGATAAAAACGAAAGTGCGAGCTACACAAGCGCAACAGTTGTGCAAGAAGTTAAGAAAAACATGAATATTATCGAAGAAAATACAACAACTGTTATCATCCCAAAAGATGAAAACACTAGCATGAAAATCTCTCTTAACCAAAATTTAAGTGATGAAAATACAACTACTAGCAGTGAAAAAAATACAACTATAACGCCAGTTATCGCCCCAAAAATAGATGAAAATAAGACCGAAACAACTGAGATTATCGAGCCAAAAGCGGTAAAAAAGAGTGAGAACAATGTCACTAGCACAGTTGGCTCTGATGTCGGGGTTGCTATATTAAAAACTGATAGCGCGGTCTTTGTTCCAAAGGCAAAAATTTGGTATGGAGTTATCGAGCTTGCAAGTGGAAAGAAATTTTCAAGGACATCTGACGAGCCTCTTGATGTTGATATGCATTCAGAACTTTTAATAGTCTTTGGAAATGGAAATATAGAACTTCGGACAAAAAATGAAACTAAAAAATTTGATCCAGGTCGTGCGGCTAGGTTTTTAGTGACTGGTGGAGAGATAAGGTCAGTTAGCTATGATGAGTTTGTAAAACTAAACAAAGGAAAGTCGTGGTAA
- a CDS encoding LL-diaminopimelate aminotransferase, translating into MFDEIRFNTIERLPNYVFAEVNAIKMAARRAGEDIIDFSMGNPEGRTPQHIVDKLCESAQKDKTHGYSASAGIYKLRLAICNWYKRKYGVNLDPETEAVAVMGSKEGFVHLAQAVVNPGDVAVVPDPAYPIHTQAFLFAGGSVAKMPLKYNEKFELDENKFFEDLEHTIHASSPRPKYVVVNFPHNPTTVTVQKSFYERLVAMSKQERFYIISDIAYADLTFDGYKTPSIFEVEGAKDVAVECYTLSKSYNMAGWRVGFMCGNKRLCAALKKIKSWVDYGMFTPIQVSATIALDGDQSCVDEICKIYEKRRDVMLEAFENAGWKMNKPSSSMFIWAKLPANFSHMGSLEFSKQLLTKAQVAVSPGIGFGEGGNDYVRFALIENENRIRQAARNVKKFLKEAQ; encoded by the coding sequence ATGTTTGATGAAATTCGTTTTAATACGATTGAGAGATTGCCAAATTATGTATTTGCCGAAGTTAATGCCATAAAAATGGCTGCACGAAGGGCTGGTGAGGATATTATTGACTTTTCGATGGGAAACCCAGAAGGTCGAACTCCGCAGCATATCGTAGATAAGCTTTGCGAAAGCGCACAAAAGGATAAAACGCACGGCTACTCGGCAAGTGCTGGAATTTACAAGCTGCGCCTTGCTATTTGCAACTGGTACAAAAGAAAATATGGTGTAAATTTAGACCCCGAAACAGAGGCTGTGGCTGTAATGGGGAGTAAAGAGGGCTTTGTGCATCTAGCCCAAGCTGTTGTTAATCCGGGCGATGTAGCAGTCGTGCCAGATCCCGCATATCCAATACATACGCAAGCGTTTTTATTTGCTGGCGGAAGTGTTGCTAAAATGCCACTAAAATATAATGAAAAATTTGAGTTAGATGAAAATAAATTTTTTGAAGATTTAGAGCACACTATACACGCAAGCTCGCCACGACCAAAATATGTCGTGGTAAATTTCCCACACAACCCAACAACCGTAACCGTGCAAAAGAGCTTTTATGAGCGACTGGTGGCGATGTCAAAACAAGAGAGATTTTACATCATCTCAGATATTGCTTATGCCGATCTTACCTTTGATGGCTATAAAACTCCAAGTATTTTTGAAGTTGAGGGTGCAAAAGATGTTGCTGTTGAGTGTTATACGCTTTCAAAAAGCTATAACATGGCTGGCTGGCGTGTCGGCTTTATGTGCGGAAATAAACGCCTTTGTGCCGCACTTAAAAAGATAAAATCATGGGTTGATTATGGTATGTTTACGCCGATTCAAGTATCAGCCACAATAGCACTTGATGGCGATCAAAGCTGTGTAGATGAGATCTGTAAAATTTATGAAAAACGCAGAGATGTAATGCTTGAAGCCTTTGAAAATGCTGGCTGGAAGATGAATAAACCAAGTTCTAGTATGTTTATCTGGGCAAAACTACCAGCAAATTTCTCACATATGGGAAGTTTAGAGTTTTCAAAACAGCTTTTAACAAAAGCCCAAGTGGCGGTTAGCCCAGGTATTGGCTTTGGCGAGGGCGGGAATGACTATGTGCGTTTTGCACTTATAGAAAATGAAAATCGCATACGCCAAGCAGCAAGAAATGTAAAGAAATTTTTAAAAGAGGCACAATGA
- a CDS encoding homoserine dehydrogenase — MRVAILGVGTVGEQVAKILSQNAELISARSGKNIVPVVGVVRDLSKKRDVCFELTTDLDGVLERDDVDVFIELMGGVDEPYHLVKEILKRKKAVVTANKALLAYHRYELESIANGTPFGFEASVAGGIPIIKTLREGLSANDMQSIKGIMNGTCNYILTSMMKDGAEFNDALKKAQELGYAEADPTFDIGGFDAAHKLLILASIAYGINARPEDILIEGIERINTADIYFVNDFDYTIKLLGIAKKTTRGIELRVHPTLVPKYKMLAKVDGVMNAISVVGDAVGETMYYGAGAGGAATASAVISDLIDIAREQNSPMLGYKNQNTLSGLKILDKDEILTHYYIRLKVQDKLGVLASITNLMSQNNISIDSFLQKPNFDDGDMTTLFFTTHTSREADVQKFLKLVKNESFVKDEPFMMRIEE, encoded by the coding sequence ATGAGAGTTGCTATTTTAGGTGTTGGTACGGTTGGCGAGCAGGTTGCTAAAATTTTATCGCAAAATGCCGAGCTAATATCAGCCAGAAGCGGTAAAAACATAGTTCCAGTTGTTGGAGTGGTTAGGGATTTAAGCAAAAAGCGTGATGTTTGTTTTGAACTCACAACAGATCTTGATGGTGTCTTAGAGCGTGATGATGTTGATGTTTTTATCGAGCTTATGGGCGGGGTCGATGAGCCTTATCACCTTGTAAAAGAAATTTTAAAACGCAAAAAAGCTGTCGTAACGGCAAATAAAGCACTTTTAGCCTATCATCGTTATGAACTTGAAAGCATAGCAAACGGCACACCTTTTGGTTTTGAGGCAAGTGTGGCAGGGGGAATTCCTATCATCAAAACCCTTAGAGAAGGGCTTAGTGCAAACGATATGCAAAGCATAAAAGGCATAATGAACGGCACTTGCAACTATATCTTAACTTCGATGATGAAAGATGGTGCGGAGTTTAACGATGCCTTAAAAAAGGCACAAGAGTTAGGCTACGCAGAAGCTGATCCAACCTTTGATATAGGTGGGTTTGATGCTGCACATAAGTTACTTATACTTGCTAGTATAGCTTATGGCATAAACGCTCGCCCAGAGGATATTTTGATAGAGGGTATTGAGCGTATAAATACGGCTGATATTTACTTTGTAAATGATTTTGACTATACCATAAAACTGCTAGGCATAGCCAAAAAAACCACTCGCGGCATAGAGCTAAGAGTGCATCCAACTCTTGTACCAAAATATAAAATGCTTGCAAAAGTTGATGGCGTGATGAATGCTATAAGTGTGGTCGGCGATGCGGTGGGCGAGACTATGTATTATGGTGCTGGAGCTGGTGGTGCGGCTACGGCAAGTGCTGTCATAAGCGATCTAATAGACATCGCAAGAGAGCAAAACTCACCAATGCTAGGCTATAAAAATCAAAACACACTAAGTGGGCTTAAAATTTTGGATAAAGATGAAATTTTAACGCATTATTATATAAGATTAAAAGTACAAGATAAGCTCGGAGTTTTGGCATCCATCACAAATTTAATGAGTCAAAATAACATATCAATCGACAGCTTTTTGCAAAAGCCAAATTTTGATGATGGCGATATGACTACTTTGTTTTTTACCACTCATACAAGCCGCGAAGCAGATGTGCAGAAATTTTTAAAGCTAGTTAAAAACGAAAGTTTTGTAAAAGATGAGCCATTTATGATGAGGATAGAGGAGTAG
- a CDS encoding YraN family protein: MGLKEYIFGFDSESKACKFLIQNGCEIIARNFSSRHGEIDIIAKKDSILHFVEVKSTTGKYEAIYRLTPQKYTKILKTIEFYLLKNGVNFDFQIDLITIEKDKISWIENISL, translated from the coding sequence GTGGGGCTAAAAGAGTATATCTTTGGCTTTGATAGTGAGAGTAAGGCTTGTAAGTTTTTAATCCAAAATGGCTGTGAGATAATAGCAAGAAATTTTAGCTCACGCCACGGAGAGATTGATATAATCGCAAAAAAGGATAGCATTTTGCACTTTGTGGAAGTTAAATCAACAACTGGCAAATATGAAGCCATTTATCGTTTAACTCCGCAAAAATACACTAAAATTTTAAAAACAATTGAGTTTTATTTGCTAAAAAATGGTGTAAATTTTGACTTTCAAATTGATTTGATAACAATAGAAAAAGATAAGATTAGTTGGATAGAAAATATTAGTTTGTAA
- the trxA gene encoding thioredoxin, whose product MGKYIELTSVNFDVAKEGVALVDFWAPWCGPCRMLAPVIDELAEEFEGKAKICKVNTDEVQDLAVEFGIRSIPTILFFKNGEVVEQMVGAQSKQALKDKLNSLL is encoded by the coding sequence ATGGGAAAATATATCGAACTAACATCAGTAAATTTTGATGTTGCAAAAGAGGGTGTAGCTCTTGTTGATTTTTGGGCACCTTGGTGCGGACCATGCCGTATGCTTGCGCCAGTTATTGATGAGCTTGCGGAAGAATTTGAAGGCAAAGCAAAAATTTGCAAAGTAAATACTGATGAGGTTCAAGACCTAGCTGTTGAGTTTGGCATCCGTTCTATACCAACTATACTATTTTTTAAAAATGGTGAGGTTGTTGAGCAGATGGTAGGTGCACAGTCAAAACAAGCATTAAAAGATAAGCTAAACTCACTTCTTTAA
- a CDS encoding NAD(P)/FAD-dependent oxidoreductase, producing the protein MLDLAIIGGGPAGLSAGLYATRGGLKNVVMFEQGEPGGQITGSSEIENYPGQKNPGESGFDFMSTWWAQCSHFGLEHKWGTVEQITQNPDKTFSIKLVGGEISQAKAVIVCTGSVPRRAGFEGENKYFGRGVSTCATCDGFFYKNKEVAVLGGGDTAIEEAIYLANICSKVYLIHRREGFRAAPVTLEKARNNEKIEFITSATIKEAYGDNSGLNGLKLNTPNGERDLVVPGVFTFVGLDVRNEILKQDDGKFLCDMTDGGQVKVDLKMNTNVAGLFAAGDLRQDAPKQVVSAAADGAVAALSALSYIESLH; encoded by the coding sequence ATGTTAGATTTAGCGATTATTGGTGGAGGTCCAGCTGGTCTTAGTGCAGGACTTTATGCTACTCGTGGTGGACTTAAAAATGTTGTTATGTTTGAGCAAGGCGAACCTGGTGGACAGATAACTGGCAGCTCTGAGATTGAAAACTATCCAGGCCAAAAAAACCCTGGCGAGAGTGGGTTTGACTTTATGAGTACTTGGTGGGCACAGTGTAGTCATTTTGGTTTAGAGCATAAATGGGGTACAGTCGAGCAAATAACCCAAAATCCCGATAAGACATTTAGCATAAAACTTGTTGGTGGCGAAATTTCACAGGCAAAAGCTGTGATCGTCTGCACTGGCTCGGTTCCGCGCCGTGCTGGCTTTGAGGGCGAGAATAAGTACTTTGGTCGCGGTGTTAGTACTTGCGCGACTTGCGATGGCTTTTTTTATAAAAACAAAGAAGTAGCAGTGCTTGGCGGTGGCGATACTGCGATAGAAGAGGCGATATATCTAGCAAATATTTGCTCAAAAGTCTATCTTATCCACCGCAGAGAGGGATTTCGCGCGGCCCCTGTCACGCTTGAAAAAGCTCGTAACAACGAAAAGATCGAGTTTATCACAAGCGCAACTATAAAAGAAGCATACGGCGATAACTCAGGGCTAAATGGATTAAAGCTAAACACGCCAAACGGCGAGCGTGACCTTGTGGTGCCGGGTGTATTTACCTTCGTTGGTCTTGATGTTAGAAATGAAATTTTAAAGCAAGATGACGGCAAGTTTTTATGCGATATGACTGATGGCGGACAAGTAAAGGTCGATCTTAAGATGAATACAAATGTCGCTGGTCTTTTTGCGGCGGGCGATTTGCGCCAAGATGCTCCAAAGCAAGTGGTCTCAGCAGCAGCTGACGGCGCAGTAGCTGCACTTTCAGCACTTAGCTATATCGAGAGCTTACACTAA
- a CDS encoding epoxyqueuosine reductase QueH — MLVHICCSVDSHYFLQRLRKELPDEPLLGYFYDPNIHPYSEYLMRYEDVKRSCDKLGIELLMGEYEYESWLAGTKGLEDEPEKGKRCAYCFDFRVGNSAKKAVELGHKSITTTLLMSPKKDFTQLTNALKRAVDGTDLEIFAVDFRAGGGTNEQFELAKNDKLYHQNYCGCIFGLSKQRQAQGLPLAELMSDVNARVLPGSIEERLALYANVRECESKGLKFELFRRQFLNYRLLRGLVKFDGKAVPSYFVFYSNFKRKSIKISLKTNEQIATNLRDGVILLSLTKLNELMKTSFKSVDELCKSEFSLDFELALRAKISGAMSLNPIIVLESVLAGKYEIIASSELYHDSCEVLELD, encoded by the coding sequence ATGCTAGTACATATCTGCTGTTCGGTCGATAGCCACTACTTTTTACAGCGCTTGCGTAAGGAGCTACCAGATGAGCCACTTTTGGGTTATTTTTACGATCCAAACATCCATCCATACAGCGAGTATCTAATGCGCTATGAGGATGTAAAGCGCTCGTGCGATAAGCTTGGCATTGAGCTTTTGATGGGTGAGTATGAGTATGAGAGCTGGCTTGCTGGCACGAAAGGGCTGGAGGATGAGCCTGAAAAGGGCAAGCGATGTGCGTACTGCTTTGACTTTCGCGTGGGAAACTCGGCAAAAAAGGCGGTCGAGCTAGGGCATAAAAGCATTACGACGACGCTTTTAATGAGCCCCAAAAAAGACTTCACTCAGCTTACTAACGCGCTTAAAAGAGCGGTTGATGGCACAGACTTAGAAATTTTTGCTGTTGATTTTAGAGCGGGTGGTGGGACAAACGAGCAGTTTGAGCTAGCAAAAAACGACAAGCTCTATCATCAAAACTACTGCGGTTGCATTTTTGGACTTAGCAAGCAAAGGCAGGCGCAAGGTCTGCCGCTAGCAGAGCTTATGAGTGATGTTAACGCAAGGGTATTGCCTGGTAGTATCGAAGAGAGGCTTGCGCTTTATGCTAATGTGCGAGAGTGTGAGAGTAAGGGCTTGAAATTTGAGCTTTTTAGACGGCAGTTTTTAAACTACCGCTTGCTTAGAGGGCTTGTGAAATTTGATGGCAAGGCGGTGCCTAGCTATTTTGTTTTTTACTCAAATTTTAAGCGAAAAAGCATCAAAATCTCATTAAAAACCAACGAGCAAATCGCTACAAATTTACGCGATGGTGTTATCCTGTTAAGCCTTACTAAGCTAAATGAGCTTATGAAAACTAGCTTTAAAAGCGTTGATGAGCTTTGTAAAAGTGAGTTTAGCCTAGACTTTGAGCTTGCGCTTAGAGCAAAGATCTCGGGCGCTATGAGTCTAAATCCTATAATCGTGCTTGAGAGCGTACTTGCTGGTAAGTACGAGATAATAGCTAGTTCGGAGCTATATCACGATAGCTGTGAGGTTTTAGAGTTAGATTAG
- a CDS encoding DUF6115 domain-containing protein has translation MQTILVVGVLVVLAIFFLFLLIKESENNRRFSRYEKALEGLMQENFTLKKQIEALEFPISENISEEDIENRLKTKLEQTLDDKLAPIIGALNNMGSVMDEFASDQQSRLYHLEERTREINKFSPSSENDEGQIMRLYNEGKSVETIARDMRIGVGRVEFVLKLNNLI, from the coding sequence ATGCAAACCATTTTAGTAGTTGGTGTTTTAGTAGTTTTGGCTATATTTTTTCTATTTTTACTAATAAAAGAGAGTGAAAATAATCGCCGTTTTTCCCGCTATGAAAAGGCATTAGAAGGTCTTATGCAAGAAAATTTTACTCTAAAAAAACAGATAGAAGCACTTGAGTTTCCAATCAGCGAAAACATCTCAGAAGAAGACATCGAAAACAGGCTGAAAACAAAGCTTGAACAAACACTAGATGACAAGCTAGCTCCGATAATAGGTGCTTTAAACAACATGGGTAGTGTCATGGATGAGTTTGCAAGCGATCAGCAAAGCAGACTTTACCATCTTGAAGAGCGCACAAGAGAGATTAATAAATTCTCTCCAAGCTCAGAAAATGACGAAGGTCAGATAATGCGTCTTTACAACGAGGGTAAAAGTGTCGAGACTATCGCACGAGATATGCGAATTGGTGTAGGCAGGGTTGAGTTTGTTTTAAAACTAAACAACCTAATCTAA
- the mqnP gene encoding menaquinone biosynthesis prenyltransferase MqnP gives MQKFLKTLSDIGELIVFKHSVFALPFIFTAMIVSSNETNASPWFGFKLLFLGLICAVSARNFAMAFNRYKDEDIDKLNPRTATRPSVDGRIGRKNLQIFIIVNAAIFIIVAACINSLAFWLSFPILFVLGGYSVFKRFSPLAHLVLGLCLGLSPIAGVVAVANEITLWSVLLCLGIVFWTAGFDLLYSLQDIEFDKNNGLFSIPSIYGANATMFISAIFHALATIFWLLFAWAAGLGAMAYIGVLISGVILYKEHQIVRVDFTKIDRAFFTLNGYISILFFIFVLVSLL, from the coding sequence ATGCAAAAATTTTTAAAAACTTTAAGTGATATAGGCGAGTTAATAGTATTTAAACACTCCGTCTTTGCTCTACCCTTTATCTTTACAGCAATGATAGTATCAAGCAACGAAACAAATGCCTCGCCTTGGTTTGGCTTTAAGTTGTTATTTTTAGGTCTTATCTGTGCGGTTTCAGCTAGAAATTTTGCCATGGCTTTTAACCGCTACAAAGACGAAGACATCGATAAGCTTAACCCAAGAACAGCTACTCGTCCAAGTGTAGATGGACGCATAGGTCGCAAAAATTTACAAATTTTCATCATCGTAAATGCAGCAATCTTCATAATCGTTGCAGCCTGCATAAACTCGCTTGCTTTTTGGCTGAGTTTTCCGATACTTTTTGTGCTTGGTGGATACTCAGTTTTTAAACGCTTTAGCCCACTAGCTCACCTTGTACTTGGGCTTTGCCTGGGTCTTTCACCGATCGCTGGCGTGGTAGCAGTGGCAAATGAGATTACTCTTTGGAGCGTCTTACTTTGTCTTGGTATAGTGTTTTGGACGGCTGGCTTTGATCTGCTCTACTCACTACAAGATATTGAATTTGACAAAAACAACGGACTTTTTAGTATCCCATCAATATATGGGGCAAATGCCACTATGTTTATCTCTGCCATCTTTCACGCACTTGCAACTATTTTTTGGTTGCTTTTTGCATGGGCGGCAGGGCTTGGCGCGATGGCTTACATAGGAGTGCTTATAAGCGGAGTCATACTTTACAAAGAACATCAGATAGTAAGAGTAGACTTTACAAAGATCGACCGAGCATTTTTTACACTAAATGGCTATATTAGCATATTATTTTTTATATTTGTTTTAGTGAGTTTGTTATGA
- the miaA gene encoding tRNA (adenosine(37)-N6)-dimethylallyltransferase MiaA, producing the protein MFKQLAIIGTTASGKSALAIELAKKTQGVILSLDSLCLYKQINIASAKPTLDELASVRHFGINEISVDQNFSAGMFFEIYKKALAYAKQADVALIITGGSGFYLKAMLSGLTPDVAKCKTPSNTEIYELASKVDPKFLHKISQNDSYRLEKWYQIYTFSKTVPSLWLEQNTKPPLISGLEIYEILWDVQELRERIKLRTKLMLEQGLLDEARMLFDKFSSECKPLKSIGLKECGEFLNGLIANEDKLCELISVHTAQLAKRQRTFNRSQFERKFVGNLEEVKIQAIKYLKD; encoded by the coding sequence ATGTTTAAACAGCTTGCGATCATCGGGACAACTGCAAGTGGCAAGAGCGCTCTTGCTATTGAGCTTGCAAAAAAAACTCAAGGTGTTATCTTAAGTCTTGACTCGCTTTGTTTGTATAAGCAGATAAATATCGCAAGTGCAAAACCAACTTTAGATGAGCTAGCAAGTGTGCGACACTTTGGGATAAATGAGATTAGTGTTGATCAAAATTTTAGTGCTGGTATGTTTTTTGAAATTTATAAAAAAGCCCTTGCATACGCAAAACAAGCAGATGTTGCTCTTATTATAACTGGTGGAAGCGGCTTTTATCTAAAAGCTATGCTTAGTGGGCTTACCCCAGATGTTGCAAAATGTAAAACTCCAAGCAATACTGAAATTTATGAACTTGCAAGCAAGGTAGATCCAAAATTTTTACACAAGATAAGTCAAAATGACAGCTATCGTCTTGAAAAGTGGTACCAAATTTATACTTTCTCCAAAACAGTACCGAGTCTTTGGCTAGAACAAAATACTAAACCACCACTTATATCAGGGCTAGAAATTTATGAAATTTTATGGGATGTGCAAGAGCTTAGAGAGCGCATAAAGCTACGCACAAAGCTAATGCTAGAGCAGGGCTTGCTAGATGAAGCTAGAATGCTTTTTGATAAATTTTCATCAGAGTGCAAACCTTTAAAGTCAATAGGGTTAAAGGAGTGTGGAGAATTTTTAAATGGGCTTATTGCAAATGAAGATAAACTTTGTGAGCTTATAAGTGTTCACACTGCGCAACTTGCAAAGAGACAACGCACATTTAATAGATCCCAGTTTGAGAGAAAATTTGTTGGAAATTTAGAAGAAGTAAAAATTCAAGCGATTAAATATTTAAAAGATTAA
- a CDS encoding c-type cytochrome, translated as MKELKIFAIVVFLSGVLYWGIEPYAHSKLHVHTSEADFDYSKADEAQANHVIQAKKAALAAIEATGDKAKIEAAKAEASLNEYVTFWNEIKAIDFTKGDAKRGAETFLAAGCTGCHGIEAADMPATMDAATTSASFGVVPPDLSTSGSIYDEKFLAAVIKNPTLAVKLSHKFNDEKPFPMLPFFGTGGDINVELADIVAYLKSVSEQYKKDNNGISDAKLFEDACQRCHDNKYDNKYTLTNRIDLAAYMGSNPPDLSMMIRAKNSDNYLEKLINDPQKVLAGTSMPRVGLNKESTDQLINYLEKTGDSKKAQRESVGYGSMIYFLIFGIFAWLWKRKVWSELH; from the coding sequence ATGAAAGAGCTTAAAATTTTTGCCATAGTTGTTTTTCTCTCTGGCGTTTTATACTGGGGTATTGAGCCTTATGCTCATTCAAAGCTTCATGTCCATACATCTGAAGCTGATTTTGACTACTCAAAAGCTGATGAAGCACAGGCAAACCATGTGATCCAAGCCAAAAAAGCTGCCCTTGCGGCCATCGAAGCAACTGGTGATAAAGCTAAAATCGAAGCTGCAAAAGCGGAAGCTTCATTAAATGAGTATGTTACATTTTGGAATGAGATAAAGGCTATCGACTTCACAAAAGGTGATGCAAAAAGAGGAGCTGAGACATTTTTAGCCGCTGGTTGTACAGGCTGTCACGGCATAGAAGCTGCTGATATGCCAGCTACAATGGATGCTGCTACTACAAGCGCTAGCTTTGGCGTTGTTCCTCCTGATCTTAGCACTTCAGGATCAATTTATGATGAGAAATTCTTGGCAGCTGTCATCAAAAACCCTACGCTAGCAGTTAAACTTTCTCATAAATTTAATGACGAGAAGCCTTTTCCGATGTTGCCATTTTTTGGTACTGGTGGGGATATAAATGTTGAACTTGCAGATATTGTTGCATACCTAAAATCTGTTAGTGAGCAGTATAAAAAAGATAATAACGGCATAAGTGATGCAAAACTTTTTGAAGATGCTTGCCAACGCTGCCACGACAACAAGTATGATAATAAATACACTCTTACAAACCGTATAGATTTAGCAGCATATATGGGCTCAAATCCACCAGATCTTTCTATGATGATAAGAGCTAAAAACTCAGATAACTATCTTGAAAAGCTTATCAATGACCCTCAAAAAGTACTAGCTGGCACATCAATGCCTCGTGTTGGGCTTAACAAAGAGAGTACTGATCAGCTAATCAACTATCTAGAAAAAACTGGCGATAGTAAAAAAGCACAAAGAGAGAGCGTAGGCTATGGCTCGATGATATACTTCCTTATCTTTGGAATTTTTGCATGGTTATGGAAGCGCAAAGTTTGGAGTGAACTCCACTGA